From Verrucomicrobiia bacterium:
CAGCAGCCGATACGTCCTCGCCAAAATGCACCTTGCCACCGATCATGCCAACCAATCCCTTGTACGGCTCTTTGTCTTTCTGATACAGCAGCAGCTGGCCCCCATAAGTAAGCAGCGTGTAGCTGATAACTTTAGGAGTCTGTTTGGGGTTAGTTCCTACACTAGATAAATAATCTACAATTGTTTTCCCGGCAGTCGTCAGCTTGTACAGGCCTTGATCTGCCTGCTTCTGCACATAGCCCGCAGACTCCAGCTGGCCCAAATGGTAGCGCAGATGGCTGCTCTCTATGTTTGCCGGCAATAGCTCTCGATACCGTGCGCCGTCCTGATAGCGCAATATGTCCAAAATATGTTTCTGCAAATAATGCACCTCATAAGTGTAAAACAAGTTTGTAAAAACAGCTTCA
This genomic window contains:
- a CDS encoding NUDIX domain-containing protein, which codes for MQKHILDILRYQDGARYRELLPANIESSHLRYHLGQLESAGYVQKQADQGLYKLTTAGKTIVDYLSSVGTNPKQTPKVISYTLLTYGGQLLLYQKDKEPYKGLVGMIGGKVHFGEDVSAAAQREVHEKMGWDVDLPRLAGVADIRISEGNVLLSHVVAYVHVGKVAELPAKTVPQLIVTTDSEVRTHQLIPDLLPLLEAIDTHKKTTFVVSLQLTV